From the genome of Nicotiana sylvestris chromosome 2, ASM39365v2, whole genome shotgun sequence, one region includes:
- the LOC104232898 gene encoding squalene epoxidase 3-like, with protein MLLINIPNNPPFSLVFSKHNFRVSTNQTPPQLSQPSASSKKKKLALISFSKYLRNTQLQFISTNEKMVNFMMDKYIVPTFFVSLLGFLLLYILRPRLRTGPYYKKKDPKTSQKCDTQNVISSNLTNGECKLEKGSDADIIIVGAGVAGAALAHTLAKEGRRVLVIERDLTEPDRIVGELLQPGGYLKLIELGLEDCVEDIDAQRVVGYALFKDGKSTNVSYPLENFHSDVAGRSFHNGRFIQKMREKAATFPNVRLEQGTVTSLIEENGSVKGIQYKTKAGQELKAHAPLTVVCDGCFSNLRRSLCNPKVDIPSCFVGLVLELENNQLPYPNHGHVILADPSPILFYPISSTEIRCLVDVPGQKLPSLANGDMANYLKTMVAPQVPPELHDAFITAIDKGHIRTMPNRSMPAAPYPTPGALLLGDSFNMRHPLTGGGMTVALSDIAVLRNLLKPLNDLNDADELCKYLESFYTLRKPVASTINTLAGALYKVFCASPDQARKEMREACFDYLSLGGTCSTGPVALLSGLNPSPLSLVLHFFAVAIYGVGRLLVPFPSPKRLWIGARLISAASSIIFPIIKAEGVRQMFFPTTIPAYHRAPPVNKGSDQIKQNK; from the exons ATGCTACTTATAAATATCCCCAACAATCCACCTTTCTCCCTCGTCTTCTCCAAACACAATTTTCGTGTGTCTAcaaaccaaacacccccacaATTATCTCAGCCCTCTGCTTcaagtaaaaagaaaaaattagcCTTGATCTCTTTTTCCAAATATTTGCGTAATACACAGCTCCAATTCATCTCTACCAACGAGAAAATGGTGAATTTCATGATGGATAAATATATTGTCCCCACTTTCTTTGTTTCTCTATTGGGGTTCcttcttctttatattttgcGACCAAGATTAAGAACCGGCCCCTATTACAAGAAAAAAGACCCTAAAACCAGCCAAAAATGTGACACCCAAAATGTAATTTCTAGCAATTTAACCAATGGTGAATGCAAATTGGAAAAAGGGTCCGATGCTGATATCATCATTGTTGGAGCTGGGGTTGCTGGTGCTGCTCTTGCTCATACCCTTGCCAAG GAAGGGCGAAGAGTTCTTGTCATTGAAAGGGATTTGACAGAGCCCGATCGGATTGTTGGCGAGTTGCTACAGCCTGGAGGTTATCTTAAATTGATTGAGTTGGGCCTTGAAG ATTGTGTTGAGGATATTGATGCCCAGCGGGTGGTTGGATATGCTCTTTTCAAGGATGGGAAAAGCACAAATGTTTCCTATCCCTTGGAAAATTTCCATTCTGATGTGGCTGGGAGAAGCTTCCACAATGGGCGTTTCATACAAAAGATGAGAGAAAAAGCAGCTACTTTTCCCAA TGTACGATTGGAGCAAGGCACTGTAACATCCCTGATTGAAGAAAATGGATCCGTTAAGGGTATCCAGTACAAAACGAAGGCTGGTCAAGAACTTAAAGCACATGCTCCTCTTACAGTAGTTTGTGATGGGTGCTTTTCAAACTTGCGACGCTCTCTTTGCAACCCTAAG GTTGATATCCCATCTTGCTTTGTTGGTTTGGTATTGGAACTGGAGAACAATCAACTTCCATACCCAAACCATGGGCATGTTATTCTGGCAGATCCTTCGCCCATCTTATTTTATCCTATTAGTAGCACAGAAATCCGCTGCTTGGTCGATGTACCTGGTCAAAAGCTTCCTTCTCTTGCTAATGGTGATATGGCAAATTATTTGAAGACTATGGTGGCTCCCCAG GTCCCACCTGAGCTACATGATGCTTTTATAACTGCAATTGATAAGGGGCATATTAGAACTATGCCAAATAGGAGCATGCCAGCTGCTCCGTATCCTACCCCTGGAGCTCTGTTACTTGGTGATTCTTTCAACATGCGTCATCCTTTAACTGGTGGGGGAATGACAGTTGCGCTTTCAGATATTGCAGTGTTAAGGAATCTTCTTAAGCCATTGAACGACCTGAATGATGCAGATGAGCTATGTAAATATCTGGAGTCCTTTTATACTTTGCGCAAG CCAGTGGCTTCAACAATAAATACTTTGGCTGGAGCACTGTACAAGGTGTTCTGTGCTTCTCCTGATCAAGCGAGGAAGGAGATGCGAGAAGCATGTTTCGACTATTTGAGTCTTGGAGGTACTTGTTCAACAGGACCCGTAGCTCTACTCTCTGGTCTTAATCCTAGCCCGCTGAGCTTGGTACTCCATTTCTTTGCTGTGGCCATATATGGAGTTGGTCGTTTACTCGTTCCATTTCCTTCCCCAAAGAGATTGTGGATTGGAGCTAGATTAATCTCG GCTGCATCGAGTATCATATTTCCCATTATAAAAGCAGAAGGGGTCAGGCAAATGTTCTTCCCAACAACAATACCAGCATATCACAGAGCTCCTCCAGTAAACAAGGGGTCAGATCAGATTAAGCAAAATAAATAA